In Desulfoferula mesophila, the genomic window GAGGCGGTAGGGCTCACTGTCCTCGGGCCAGAACATGGGCTTGATCACCGTTATCTGGCTGCCGAAACGATCCTGGGCATAGTTGGCATAGCGGGTGGATTCCTGGCTGTAGGCGGCCAGGCGGTGGCGCACCAGCTCGTGGGTCACCCCGCGGTCGCACACGAAGCGCACCGTTAGGCTGGAGTGCTCGATTACGCTGTGATGGCCCGAATCCACGATGCGCCTGACGAACTCGGGCGCCGAGTCGCTGCTGATCAGGTGCTCGGACTTGTAACAGGTGCGCCCGGCCGCTTCCACCAGGGCCAACACCTGCTCCCGCGGGGGCAGGAACAAAATCTCATAGTAAGGGGCTATTACCTTCACGCGCGTTACCCCGCCTAGGAGGCCTCCCGCTTGGCCAGATAGTTCTTGGCCTGGGGCGAATCCACCTTCAAGAGCACCTTTTTGGCCACCGGCCACAGGGGGCCCACCGCGGTGTCGGCCTGGTCCAGGAACACCGCCTGCAAGCGGGGCTTGCCCTTGAGGGCGGCGGCCAGCTGGTCGATGAGCTCGTCCTGCAGGGTCTGGGCCTGGGGCGTCAGAGGCAGCGGCTTGGGAGTCTCCTTGGGCTTGTCGGCCTTGGGAGTCACCTTGGGCCTCTGGCCCGTGTAATCCTCCTGGGGATCGGGCATGGTGGGGCGAGCCAGGACGGGGATCTGAACCTTGGTGGCGGGGGGCGCCGCCTCGGCCTCGGCCTTGGCCTTGGGGGTCACCGGAGCCATGGCGTTCAGAATCAGAGCCAGGGCTTGCCGCGTCACTTCGCCATGGGCCAGGGCCCGCTCCACGGCGGGGTCGTCAAACAGCTTCTCGGCCTGCGCCTCGCCCAGCCTCTGTTTGGCGGGCAGCTCCTTGACCTCCTTGAGGCCGGCGTATTTGGCCCTAAGCTCGTTGACCTGCTCGGCCCGCATGCCCGCGCCGACCAAGCCGTCGCGCAATATCTTGGCCTCGTTCGGTGAGTAGGACAAGGGGCCCAGCAGCCCCACCAGACCCTGTGCCGCGCGCATGCGCTCCTCGGGGTTGGTGGAGGTTTCTATCACCTCGCGGGCCCGAGCCAGGCGCACCCAGGAATTGAGATAAAGCCAGTTGGGGTCCCGGCTGATCTGGGCGGTCAACTCCTGCAAAGCCTTCATGCCTTGCGCCTTGCCTATCTTGACCCCGTCCTCGGAGCTGGTGCCTCCCACGTAGGCCATGACCTCGCGCTGGCTGACCGATCCCAGTTCCACCTTAACCTGGTAGCCCCGGGTGAGGATGGGCTTCTTGAGCCCCTTTTCCCCCCAGGCGACATCGGCGTTGATGGTGGTGCCCATCCTGGTGCTGGGCAGCACGTAAGCCCCGCTGTCGACTTCCCCCTTGGTGGCCACGACCACCACGCCGAACACCGGCAGGATCAGCCCGTCAAGAATATAGGCTCCGGCGGACCAGGAGTTGTTGCCCAAGGTGCTCAGGCTGAACTCGTTTATGGTCACGGTAAACTGATCGTTGAGGCTCTGGGCCGCCGGCTGGTCCGGCGCGGGCAGGGCCACGAACAGACCGCTGCCCAGCAGGCCCTGGCGCAGTTGGTCGGTTATGCCCGGGGCGAAGATATGGATGTTGGGATCGGGCGTGTCGCTGTCCTCGCGGGGCCAGGACCGCTTGTCGGTCACCGGAGGCATCACCGCCTTGAGGCCCGCCTTTACCACCGGCCCCGGAGCGGGGGTGGGCGCGTCGGCGGTGGTCGCGGTTTTAATGGTGGAACAGCCGGTCCCCAGGACCAGGCCTGCCAGCAACAACATATAAGCGACACAAGCCGCGATGGATCTCACTTGTCCCTCCCGCTCGGGGGTTTTCTCTGGCCAGAGGCTATCGTCACCACAGGTGTTTTGTCAAGCTTTACGGGCCGCTTGCCCCCTAAAAGGGGTGCCCGGCCATGGCCCAGGCCGCCCCACCCTCGTCGGAGAAGCCCACGTGCAGCCTGGGCGCCGCCCTTGGGGCCATTATCCGCAAGCCTATCCCCCTGTCTTACTTGATACCCTGGGCTACTTTGTCCGTCCGGCCTCACCAAAAACCACGAGGCGCAACCAGGAGAAATCGGGGGATTTCAGCCGGCATGCCTGCCCGGGGACTGGCGCGGCCGGCGTCCAGGCCGGTTCTCAGGCAGGCAACAAGCGCCGACGGTAGAGCCGGACGAAAAAAGGCGAGCCCTCCTGGTACGGCTCTGGTCTGCCGGCAACGTCTCTTGTGGCGCTTGAGCGAAGAAACGACTCGCGGCGGGAGGCACGAACCGCCTCCCGCCGCGAAGCAACGTCCTAGAAAGGTTGGGCCAGGCGGGCCGTGTCTTCCAGCTCCTGCTCGATGCGCAGCAGGCGGTTGTACTTGCAGATGCGCTCGCTGCGGCACAGGGAGCCGGTCTTGATCTGGCCGGTGCTCATGGCCACGGCCAGGTCGGCGATGAAGGTGTCCTCGGTCTCGCCGGAGCGGTGGCTCACCACCTGGGTGTATCCGTTGCGCTTGGCCAGGTCGATGCAGGCCAGGGTCTCGGTCACCGAGCCGATCTGGTTGAGCTTGATGAGGATGCTGTTGGCGCAGCCCTGCTCGATGCCCTGGGATAGGCGCTCGGGATTGGTCACGAACA contains:
- the thyX gene encoding FAD-dependent thymidylate synthase; protein product: MKVIAPYYEILFLPPREQVLALVEAAGRTCYKSEHLISSDSAPEFVRRIVDSGHHSVIEHSSLTVRFVCDRGVTHELVRHRLAAYSQESTRYANYAQDRFGSQITVIKPMFWPEDSEPYRLWEAAMAAAEEAYLALLAGGAKPQEARAVLPNSLKTEIVMTANLREWRHVLNLRSSKAAHPQIRQVSLPLLGELAERLPEFFADLAEKYAKDIADFAQGPAALGGAEPA